In Chrysiogenia bacterium, the DNA window GGCATCTACGTCGTGATCGTCATGATCTACTACGTGGGTTTCTATACCGAGGGTGAGCGGGAGCTCGAGAAGAAGAAGGCGGCGTACGAGCAGTTGCACACCAAACTGGTGCAGACGCAGAACATCGCCAGCCAGATCGACACATTCATCGAAGAGGTTGAGCAGCTCAAGGAGCAGCTTGCCCAGGCGCAGGACCAGCTTCCGCCCGATCCGCGCGTAGACCTGCTGATCGAGCAGATCACCCGCATCGGCAAGGACAACGGCCTGCAGTTCACGAAGATCGTGCCGCAGAAGACTTCCACCCGCGATTTCTATGCGGAGATTCCGCTACAGCTCACCATGAGCGGCAAGTATCACGCCTTCGGGTTGTTCTTCAATGAACTGGCGGGGCAGACACGAATCATCAATGTCTCGAACCTGGATCTCAAGCGCAAGGGCGGCACCAACATGCTGGAAGCGACCTTTACCGTGACGACCTACATGGCCGTTGAGAAACAGGCGGCCGCGACCAAGGGCAAGAAGAAATAGCAGACCGCGGTACCGGCGAGCCGGATGCGCGAGTAGCAACGAGTTGAACGGATGATGGCAAAGGGAAAGACCATGAAGCAGGCAAGGCAACAAAGGGACGGTTTGCGCAACGCAGTCCTTGCGGTCGTGATGGGCGCGATGGTCCTCTTTGTCGGTGCCTGCGAAGAGGAAAAGGCGCCGGCAGCGCCTGCAACGCCGCCTCCGGCCAAGAAGGTCAAGGTTGAGGCGAAGCCCGAAGCCGCGCAGGCAGCCGAGGAAGCGGTGGAAGTGTTCGATTACCGCCCCGACATCCTGCC includes these proteins:
- the pilO gene encoding type 4a pilus biogenesis protein PilO, which codes for MDPKEILDKFLKLPTPIRAGILVGIYVVIVMIYYVGFYTEGERELEKKKAAYEQLHTKLVQTQNIASQIDTFIEEVEQLKEQLAQAQDQLPPDPRVDLLIEQITRIGKDNGLQFTKIVPQKTSTRDFYAEIPLQLTMSGKYHAFGLFFNELAGQTRIINVSNLDLKRKGGTNMLEATFTVTTYMAVEKQAAATKGKKK